In Leopardus geoffroyi isolate Oge1 chromosome D1, O.geoffroyi_Oge1_pat1.0, whole genome shotgun sequence, a single window of DNA contains:
- the KLC2 gene encoding kinesin light chain 2 — MATMVLPREEKLSQDEIVLGTKAVIQGLETLRGEHRALLAPLVAHEAGEAEPGSQERCVLLRRSLEAIELGLGEAQVILALSSHLGAVESEKQKLRAQVRRLVQENQWLREELAGTQQKLQRSEQAVAQLEEEKQHLLFMSQIRKLDEDTSPSEEKGDVPKDSLDDLFPNEEEQSPAPSPGGGDVAAQHGGYEIPARLRTLHNLVIQYASQGRYEVAVPLCKQALEDLEKTSGHDHPDVATMLNILALVYRDQNKYKEAAHLLNDALAIREKTLGKDHPAVAATLNNLAVLYGKRGKYKEAEPLCKRALEIREKVLGKFHPDVAKQLSNLALLCQNQGKAEEVEYYYRRALEIYATRLGPDDPNVAKTKNNLASCYLKQGKYQDAETLYKEILTRAHEKEFGSVNGDNKPIWMHAEEREESKDKRRDSTPYGEYGSWYKACKVDSPTVNTTLRSLGALYRRQGKLEAAHTLEDCASRSRKQGLDPASQTRVVELLKDSSGGRGDRRGSRDVTGGAGARPESELEEAGPAAEWSGDGSGSLRRSGSFGKLRDALRRSSEMLVKKLQGGGPQEPPNPRMKRASSLNFLNKSVEEPVQPGGTGFSDSRTLSSSSMDLSRRSSLVG, encoded by the exons ATGGCTACGATGGTGCTTCCGCGGGAGGAGAAGCTGAGCCAGGATGAGATCGTGCTGGGCACCAAGGCCGTCATCCAAGGCCTGGAGACCCTGCGCGGGGAGCATCGTGCCCTTCTCGCTCCCTTGGTAGCACATGAAGCTGGCGAGGCAGAGCCCGGCTCACAGGAGCGCTGTGTTCTCCTGCGTCGCTCCCTAGAAGCCATCGAGCTGGGTCTGGGGGAGGCCCAG GTGATCCTGGCGCTGTCGAGCCACCTGGGGGCCGTGGAGTCAGAAAAGCAGAAGCTGCGGGCTCAGGTGCGGCGCCTGGTGCAGGAGAACCAGTGGCTGCGTGAGGAGCTGGCGGGAACACAGCAGAAGCTGCAGCGCAGCGAGCAGGCTGTGGCccagctggaggaggagaagcagcatTTGCTGTTCATGAGCCAGATCCGCAAGCTGGATGAGGACACGTCCCCCAGT gaggagaagggggacGTCCCCAAAGACTCTCTGGATGACCTGTTCCCCAACGAGGAGGAGCAGAGCCCAG cccccagccctggaggAGGGGATGTGGCTGCCCAGCACGGGGGCTATGAAATCCCAGCACGGCTCCGCACCCTGCACAACCTGGTGATTCAGTACGCCTCACAGGGCCGCTACGAGGTGGCCGTGCCACTCTGCAAGCAGGCGCTCGAGGACCTGGAGAAGACATCGGGCCACGACCACCCTGATGTTGCCACCATGCTGAACATCCTGGCTTTGGTCTATCG GGACCAGAACAAGTACAAAGAGGCTGCCCACCTGCTCAACGATGCCCTGGCCATCCGTGAAAAGACACTGGGCAAGGACCATCCAGCT GTGGCTGCAACGCTAAACAACCTAGCAGTTCTGTATGGCAAGCGGGGCAAGTACAAAGAGGCCGAGCCACTGTGCAAACGGGCATTAGAAATCCGGGAGAAG GTCCTGGGCAAGTTTCATCCAGATGTGGCCAAGCAGCTGAGCAACCTGGCCCTGCTGTGCCAGAACCAGGGCAAAGCTGAAGAGGTGGAATACTACTACCGGCGGGCGCTGGAGATCTATGCCACACGCCTCGGGCCTGATGACCCCAACGTGGCCAAAACCAAGAATAACCTG GCCTCCTGCTACCTGAAACAGGGCAAGTACCAGGACGCAGAGACCCTGTACAAGGAGATCCTCACCCGGGCTCATGAGAAGGAGTTCGGCTCTGTCAATG GGGACAACAAGCCCATCTGGATGCACGCAGAAGAACGGGAAGAGAGCAAG GACAAGCGCCGGGACAGCACCCCCTATGGGGAATATGGCAGCTGGTACAAGGCCTGTAAAGTAGACAG CCCCACAGTCAACACTACCCTGCGCAGCTTGGGGGCCCTGTACCGGCGCCAGGGCAAGCTAGAAGCTGCACACACACTGGAGGACTGCGCCAGCCGAAGCCGCAAGCAG GGTCTGGACCCTGCAAGCCAGACCAGGGTGGTGGAACTGCTGAAAGATAGCAGCGGTGGCCGGGGAGACCGGCGTGGCAGCCGGGACGTGACCGGGGGTGCTGGGGCTCGGCCTGAGTCTGAACTCGAGGAGGCAGGGCCTGCAGCCGAATGGAGCGGG GATGGCAGTGGCTCCTTGCGGCGCAGTGGCTCCTTTGGGAAGCTCCGAGATGCCCTGAGGCGGAGCAGTGAGATGCTGGTGAAGAAGCTGCAGGGTGGTGGCCCGCAGGAGCCTCCTAATCCCAG GATGAAGCGGGCTAGTTCTCTCAACTTCCTCAACAAGAGTGTGGAAGAGCCTGTCCAG CCTGGAGGCACAGGTTTCTCTGACAGCCGCACCCTCAGCTCCAGCTCCATGGACCTCTCCCGACGAAGCTCCCTCGTGGGCTAA